One genomic window of Streptomyces sp. NBC_01276 includes the following:
- a CDS encoding DUF3017 domain-containing protein — protein MRAEHDEPGAVGRPMGPEREPQRGPEREPEREPEREPEREGQRGPEPERAPGQAEPSRAGAARSRRFPSVTEGTVRPEGSGRAVPGAVSTPVRQWPMLSVLAATAAGLLTTATGHPRAGCLMIGIALIAAAAMRRFLPSVGMLAVRSRFTDMITYGLLGVAITLLAVAMEPKPLLDIPFLESAVRVTVR, from the coding sequence GTGCGGGCTGAGCACGACGAGCCCGGCGCTGTCGGGCGGCCGATGGGGCCGGAGCGCGAGCCGCAGCGCGGGCCGGAACGAGAGCCGGAACGAGAGCCGGAACGAGAGCCGGAACGAGAGGGGCAGCGCGGGCCGGAGCCGGAGCGGGCCCCCGGGCAGGCGGAGCCGTCGCGGGCGGGGGCCGCGAGGTCGCGGCGGTTCCCCTCCGTCACCGAGGGCACCGTACGTCCCGAGGGCAGCGGGCGCGCCGTCCCCGGGGCGGTGTCCACGCCGGTCCGTCAGTGGCCGATGCTCAGCGTCCTGGCGGCCACCGCCGCCGGGCTGCTGACCACGGCGACGGGGCATCCGCGGGCCGGCTGCCTCATGATCGGCATCGCCCTGATCGCGGCTGCCGCGATGCGCCGCTTCCTGCCCTCGGTGGGCATGCTCGCGGTGCGTTCCCGCTTCACGGACATGATCACGTACGGGCTGCTCGGTGTGGCGATCACGCTGCTCGCGGTGGCCATGGAGCCCAAGCCCCTGCTGGACATCCCCTTCCTGGAGAGTGCGGTCCGCGTCACCGTCCGCTGA
- a CDS encoding short chain dehydrogenase: protein MKVLLIGAGGTLGRAVHTALRERGHEVVTASRKDADVRVDITDPDSVRAMYEAAGPVDAVACAAGSVPWRPLGELTTADVRAGLEGKAVSQIELVRQGVTRLPAHASYTLITGILAREPLLTGSVASLANGAVEAFVRAAAIELPGRQRINAVSPTVFTESLGVYGDTFAGFDAVPVARAANAYVKSVEGHRTGEIFRVE from the coding sequence TTGAAGGTGCTCCTGATCGGCGCCGGCGGCACGCTCGGCCGCGCGGTGCACACGGCCCTGCGCGAGCGCGGCCACGAGGTCGTCACCGCCTCCCGGAAGGACGCGGACGTCCGCGTCGACATCACCGACCCCGACTCCGTCCGGGCGATGTACGAGGCGGCCGGCCCCGTCGACGCGGTGGCCTGCGCGGCCGGCTCCGTCCCGTGGCGCCCGCTGGGCGAGCTCACCACCGCCGACGTCCGGGCCGGCCTGGAGGGCAAGGCCGTCAGCCAGATCGAGCTGGTCCGCCAGGGAGTCACCCGGCTGCCCGCGCACGCCTCGTACACCCTGATCACCGGCATCCTGGCCCGCGAGCCCCTGCTCACCGGCTCGGTCGCCTCCCTCGCCAACGGCGCGGTCGAGGCCTTCGTGCGGGCCGCCGCGATCGAACTGCCGGGCCGTCAGCGGATCAACGCCGTCAGCCCCACCGTGTTCACCGAGTCCCTCGGCGTCTACGGGGACACCTTCGCCGGATTCGACGCGGTGCCGGTCGCCCGCGCGGCGAACGCCTACGTCAAGTCGGTCGAGGGACACCGGACGGGGGAGATCTTCCGGGTGGAGTAG
- the purH gene encoding bifunctional phosphoribosylaminoimidazolecarboxamide formyltransferase/IMP cyclohydrolase, with protein sequence MTAADSVESNDPTTTQRPIRRALVSVYDKTGLEELARGLHEAGVSLVSTGSTASKIAAAGVPVTKVEELTGFPECLDGRVKTLHPRVHAGILADLRLEDHRNQLAELGVEPFDLVIVNLYPFRETVASGATPDECVEQIDIGGPSMVRAAAKNHPSVAVVTSPARYADVLAAAQGGGFDLTARKRLAAEAFQHTAAYDVAVASWFADDYAAADDSGFPDFLGATYARNNVLRYGENPHQGAALYVDGTGGLAEAEQLHGKEMSYNNYADTDAARRAAYDHAEPCVAIIKHANPCGIATGADVAEAHRKAHACDPLSAFGGVIAVNRPVTVELAEQVAEIFTEVIVAPAYEDGAVEVLARKKNIRVLRAEGGPANPVEVKPIDGGALLQVTDRLQAEGDDPANWTLATGDALSAEELAGLAFAWKACRAVKSNAILLAKDGASVGVGMGQVNRVDSAKLAVERAGAERAQGSYAASDAFFPFPDGLEILTAAGIKAVVQPGGSVRDEQVVEAAKKAGVTMYFTGTRHFFH encoded by the coding sequence GTGACCGCCGCAGACTCCGTAGAGAGCAACGACCCGACCACCACCCAGCGGCCGATCCGGCGTGCGCTCGTCAGCGTCTACGACAAGACGGGACTGGAAGAGCTGGCCCGCGGCCTGCACGAGGCGGGCGTCTCGCTCGTCTCCACCGGCTCCACCGCGTCGAAGATCGCCGCCGCCGGGGTGCCCGTCACCAAGGTCGAGGAGCTGACCGGATTCCCCGAGTGCCTCGACGGGCGGGTCAAGACCCTCCACCCGCGCGTGCACGCCGGCATCCTCGCCGACCTGCGCCTGGAGGACCACCGCAACCAGCTCGCCGAGCTGGGCGTCGAGCCCTTCGACCTGGTGATCGTCAACCTCTACCCCTTCCGGGAGACCGTCGCCTCCGGCGCCACCCCCGACGAGTGCGTCGAGCAGATCGACATCGGCGGCCCGTCGATGGTCCGCGCCGCCGCCAAGAACCACCCGTCGGTCGCCGTCGTCACCAGCCCCGCCCGCTACGCCGACGTCCTCGCGGCCGCCCAGGGCGGCGGTTTCGACCTGACCGCCCGCAAGCGGCTCGCGGCCGAGGCCTTCCAGCACACGGCGGCCTACGACGTCGCGGTGGCCTCCTGGTTCGCCGACGACTACGCCGCCGCGGACGACTCCGGCTTCCCCGACTTCCTCGGCGCCACGTACGCGCGGAACAACGTGCTCCGTTACGGCGAGAACCCGCACCAGGGCGCCGCGCTCTACGTCGACGGCACGGGAGGCCTCGCCGAGGCCGAGCAGCTGCACGGCAAGGAGATGTCCTACAACAACTACGCGGACACCGACGCCGCGCGCCGGGCCGCGTACGACCACGCCGAGCCGTGCGTGGCGATCATCAAGCACGCCAACCCGTGCGGCATCGCCACCGGCGCGGACGTCGCCGAGGCGCACCGCAAGGCGCACGCCTGCGACCCGCTGTCGGCGTTCGGCGGCGTCATCGCCGTCAACCGTCCGGTCACCGTCGAGCTGGCCGAGCAGGTCGCCGAGATCTTCACCGAGGTCATCGTCGCCCCGGCGTACGAGGACGGCGCGGTCGAGGTGCTGGCCCGCAAGAAGAACATCCGCGTGCTGCGCGCGGAGGGTGGCCCCGCCAACCCGGTCGAAGTCAAGCCGATCGACGGCGGTGCGCTGCTCCAGGTCACCGACCGCCTCCAGGCCGAGGGCGACGACCCGGCGAACTGGACGCTGGCCACCGGCGACGCGCTGTCCGCCGAGGAGCTGGCCGGTCTCGCCTTCGCGTGGAAGGCCTGCCGCGCCGTCAAGTCCAACGCGATCCTGCTGGCCAAGGACGGTGCCTCGGTCGGCGTCGGCATGGGCCAGGTCAACCGCGTCGACTCGGCGAAGCTCGCCGTCGAGCGGGCGGGCGCCGAGCGCGCGCAGGGCTCGTACGCCGCGTCCGACGCCTTCTTCCCCTTCCCGGACGGGCTGGAGATCCTCACCGCCGCGGGCATCAAGGCCGTGGTCCAGCCGGGCGGTTCGGTCCGGGACGAGCAGGTCGTCGAGGCCGCGAAGAAGGCCGGGGTGACGATGTACTTCACCGGCACCCGCCACTTCTTCCACTGA
- a CDS encoding RDD family protein gives MSFGDPNNPYGQQQPPAPQGQPGYGYPQQAPQGVPPQGGYGYPQQGQQPYGAPGQYPVGQPGAPVPEGFANVPGLGPVEVGTYGGRFGARLLDMIFAYIIVIILNIIIFGAAFAGSSGSSDSAASGFAIGSLIASLLVSALTFIFYDVIFVSTMGSTPGKMILGMRIVNSRTGQKPSFGPALVRWGFPIGLGYITCGLGYILIVISPFFDNTGQLRGWHDKAANTLVIKKR, from the coding sequence ATGAGCTTCGGCGACCCGAACAACCCGTACGGGCAGCAGCAGCCGCCGGCCCCGCAGGGCCAGCCCGGCTACGGCTACCCCCAGCAGGCCCCGCAGGGCGTGCCGCCGCAGGGCGGCTACGGATACCCGCAGCAGGGCCAGCAGCCGTACGGCGCGCCCGGCCAGTACCCGGTAGGCCAGCCCGGCGCCCCCGTGCCGGAGGGGTTCGCGAACGTCCCCGGTCTGGGTCCCGTCGAGGTTGGCACCTACGGCGGCCGGTTCGGCGCGCGCCTGCTGGACATGATCTTCGCGTACATCATCGTGATAATCCTCAACATCATCATCTTCGGCGCCGCGTTCGCCGGATCCAGCGGCAGCAGCGACAGCGCGGCGAGCGGCTTCGCCATCGGTTCGCTCATCGCATCCCTGCTCGTCTCCGCGCTGACGTTCATCTTCTACGACGTCATCTTCGTGAGCACGATGGGCAGCACCCCCGGCAAGATGATCCTCGGCATGCGGATCGTCAACTCGCGCACCGGCCAGAAGCCCAGCTTCGGCCCCGCGCTGGTCCGCTGGGGCTTCCCGATCGGCCTGGGCTACATCACCTGCGGCCTCGGCTACATCCTCATCGTGATCTCCCCGTTCTTCGACAACACCGGGCAGCTCCGCGGCTGGCACGACAAGGCCGCCAACACCCTGGTCATCAAGAAGCGCTGA
- a CDS encoding bifunctional methylenetetrahydrofolate dehydrogenase/methenyltetrahydrofolate cyclohydrolase, protein MTAQILDGKATAAAIKSELTARVAALKERGITPGLGTLLVGDDPGSRWYVNGKHKDCAEVGIASIQRELPATASQEDIEEVVRELNANPACTGYIVQLPLPKGIDTNRVLELMDPLKDADGLHPMSLGRLVLNEPGPLPCTPYGIVELLRHHGVELNGAHVVVLGRGITVGRSIGLLLTRKSENATVTLCHTGTRDLSGLLRQADIVIAAAGVAHLVKPQDVKPGAAVLDVGVSRDENGKIVGDVHPGVAEVAGWISPNPGGVGPMTRAQLLVNVVEAAERTPSAG, encoded by the coding sequence ATGACCGCCCAGATTCTCGATGGCAAGGCCACCGCAGCCGCGATCAAGTCCGAACTGACCGCCCGAGTGGCGGCGCTGAAGGAGCGGGGTATCACCCCCGGCCTCGGCACCCTGCTGGTCGGAGACGATCCGGGCAGCCGCTGGTACGTCAACGGCAAGCACAAGGACTGCGCCGAGGTCGGCATCGCCTCCATCCAGCGCGAACTGCCCGCGACGGCCTCCCAGGAGGACATCGAGGAGGTCGTGCGGGAGCTGAACGCCAACCCGGCCTGCACCGGCTACATCGTCCAACTGCCGCTCCCCAAGGGCATCGACACCAACCGCGTCCTCGAACTGATGGACCCGCTCAAGGACGCCGACGGCCTGCACCCCATGTCGCTGGGCCGGCTGGTCCTCAACGAGCCGGGCCCGCTGCCCTGCACGCCGTACGGCATCGTCGAGCTGCTGCGCCACCACGGCGTCGAGCTGAACGGCGCCCACGTCGTCGTCCTCGGACGCGGCATCACCGTCGGCCGGTCCATCGGGCTGCTGCTGACCCGCAAGTCCGAGAACGCGACCGTCACCCTGTGCCACACCGGTACGCGCGACCTGTCCGGGCTGCTGCGCCAGGCGGACATCGTCATCGCGGCGGCGGGCGTCGCGCACCTGGTGAAGCCGCAGGACGTGAAGCCGGGCGCGGCCGTGCTCGACGTCGGCGTCAGCCGCGACGAGAACGGCAAGATCGTCGGGGACGTGCACCCGGGCGTCGCCGAGGTGGCGGGGTGGATCTCCCCGAACCCGGGCGGGGTCGGTCCGATGACCCGAGCGCAGCTGCTGGTCAACGTGGTCGAGGCGGCGGAGCGGACCCCCAGTGCGGGCTGA
- a CDS encoding LysR family transcriptional regulator: MLDVKRMVILRDLAEHGKVTAVAELHRVTPSAVSQQLRALEAEAGAALVERDGRGLRLTPAGVALAAACDPVLAALERAEGAVRALDAGPVGELHVGCAPSALATVAAPLVAALAARHPGLRPRIVQADPEEALPLLRGRRLDLAVTYAYPLLGAPPASGTTAVPLFDDPLCLALPEALLPAYGRDGLAALRDADWVSAPAPSSCREMLLHACRNAGFTPRIAHECGDLRAGLWLVAAGRAASILPGLLCDAPPPGTAVVELPGRGRVLEALVRAGAETRPAVAAALAALTALPVSGR; encoded by the coding sequence ATGCTTGATGTGAAGCGGATGGTCATCCTGCGGGACCTGGCGGAACACGGAAAGGTGACCGCGGTCGCCGAGCTGCACCGCGTCACCCCCTCCGCCGTCTCCCAGCAGCTGAGGGCGCTGGAGGCCGAGGCCGGAGCCGCCCTCGTCGAACGGGACGGGCGCGGACTGCGCCTCACCCCCGCGGGCGTCGCCCTGGCCGCCGCCTGCGACCCGGTCCTGGCCGCGCTGGAACGCGCCGAGGGGGCGGTACGGGCCCTGGACGCCGGACCGGTCGGGGAGCTGCACGTCGGCTGCGCCCCGAGCGCGCTGGCGACGGTGGCCGCCCCGCTGGTCGCCGCCCTCGCCGCACGCCATCCGGGACTGCGGCCGCGGATCGTGCAGGCCGATCCGGAGGAGGCGCTGCCGCTGCTGCGCGGGCGCCGCCTGGACCTGGCGGTGACCTACGCGTACCCGTTGCTCGGCGCCCCGCCCGCGAGCGGCACCACCGCCGTCCCGCTGTTCGACGACCCGCTCTGCCTGGCACTGCCCGAGGCCCTGCTCCCGGCCTACGGGCGGGACGGGCTGGCGGCGCTGCGGGACGCCGACTGGGTCTCGGCGCCCGCCCCGAGCAGCTGCCGGGAGATGCTCCTGCACGCCTGCCGCAACGCCGGGTTCACCCCGCGGATCGCGCACGAGTGCGGGGACCTGCGGGCCGGGCTGTGGCTGGTGGCGGCCGGGCGGGCCGCCTCGATCCTGCCGGGACTGCTGTGCGACGCGCCGCCGCCCGGCACGGCGGTGGTGGAACTGCCGGGCCGGGGGCGGGTCCTGGAGGCGCTGGTCCGGGCGGGCGCCGAGACCCGGCCGGCCGTCGCGGCCGCGCTGGCCGCGCTGACCGCGCTCCCGGTCAGCGGACGGTGA
- the purN gene encoding phosphoribosylglycinamide formyltransferase, which produces MPASRLVVLVSGSGTNLQALLDAIDAHPGGAEGFGAEVVAVGADRANIAGLERAEKAGIPTFVCPVKDYGSREEWDAALTEATDAHAPDLVVSAGFMKIVGKNFIDRFGGRFVNTHPALLPAFPGAHGVRDALAYGAKVTGCTVHFVDSGVDTGPIIAQGVVEIRDGEDEAALHERIKEVERQLLVDVVGRLARHGYRIEGRKVTIQ; this is translated from the coding sequence ATGCCCGCCTCCCGGCTGGTCGTGCTGGTCTCCGGCTCCGGCACCAACCTCCAGGCCCTGCTCGATGCCATCGACGCGCACCCCGGCGGAGCCGAGGGATTCGGCGCCGAGGTCGTCGCGGTGGGGGCCGACCGCGCGAACATCGCCGGCCTCGAACGGGCCGAGAAGGCCGGGATCCCCACTTTCGTGTGCCCGGTCAAGGACTACGGCAGCCGCGAGGAGTGGGACGCGGCGCTGACCGAGGCGACGGACGCGCACGCGCCGGACCTCGTGGTCTCCGCCGGATTCATGAAGATCGTCGGCAAGAACTTCATCGACCGCTTCGGCGGCCGGTTCGTCAACACCCACCCCGCCCTCCTCCCGGCCTTCCCCGGCGCGCACGGCGTACGGGACGCCCTCGCCTACGGGGCGAAGGTCACCGGCTGCACCGTCCACTTCGTGGATTCCGGCGTGGACACCGGTCCGATCATCGCCCAGGGTGTCGTCGAGATCCGGGACGGCGAGGACGAAGCCGCTCTCCATGAGCGCATCAAGGAAGTCGAGCGCCAGCTGCTCGTCGACGTCGTGGGGCGCCTGGCCCGGCACGGCTACCGCATTGAGGGACGAAAGGTAACAATCCAGTGA
- a CDS encoding carboxymuconolactone decarboxylase family protein, translating to MTNETKTTELAAEHTPRMNLAKHAPAFYKAVLGMEMAAVKGLDETLVELVKIRASQINHCAFCLDMHTKDAIAQGETIERIVQLSAWEESRHFYTEKELAAIELTEAVTVLTDGFVPDEVYAKAAAHFEEAELAQLIAVIATINVWNRISVTTRSVPGHYTVGMYK from the coding sequence ATGACCAACGAAACGAAGACCACCGAACTGGCCGCCGAGCACACCCCCCGCATGAACCTCGCCAAGCACGCGCCCGCGTTCTACAAGGCCGTCCTCGGCATGGAGATGGCCGCCGTCAAGGGCCTGGACGAGACCCTGGTCGAGCTGGTCAAGATCCGCGCGTCGCAGATCAACCACTGCGCCTTCTGCCTGGACATGCACACGAAGGACGCGATCGCGCAGGGCGAGACCATCGAGCGGATCGTGCAGCTCTCCGCCTGGGAGGAGTCGCGGCACTTCTACACGGAGAAGGAGCTGGCGGCGATCGAGCTGACCGAGGCCGTCACCGTCCTGACGGACGGCTTCGTCCCCGACGAGGTGTACGCGAAGGCGGCGGCCCACTTCGAGGAGGCCGAGCTGGCCCAGCTGATCGCCGTGATCGCGACGATCAACGTGTGGAACCGCATCAGCGTCACCACGCGCAGCGTCCCGGGCCACTACACGGTGGGCATGTACAAGTAG
- a CDS encoding malate dehydrogenase — protein sequence MTRTPVNVTVTGAAGQIGYALLFRIASGHLLGADVPVKLRLLEIPQGMKAAEGTAMELDDCAFPLLKGIDIFDDPNQGFAGANVALLVGARPRTKGMERGDLLSANGGIFKPQGAAINAHAADDIKVLVVGNPANTNALIAQAAAPDVPAERFTAMTRLDHNRAISQLAKKTGADVTDIKRLTIWGNHSATQYPDIFHAEIAGKNAAEVVGDEVWLGDTFIPTVAKRGAAIIEARGASSAASAANAAIDHVHTWVNGTAAGDWTSMGIPSDGSYGVPEGIISSFPVTTKDGKYEIVQGLDINEFSRARIDASVAELVEERDAVRELGLI from the coding sequence ATGACCCGCACTCCCGTGAATGTCACCGTGACCGGCGCCGCCGGCCAGATCGGCTACGCGCTGCTCTTCCGCATCGCCTCCGGCCACCTGCTCGGCGCGGACGTGCCGGTCAAGCTCCGCCTGCTGGAGATCCCGCAGGGCATGAAGGCCGCCGAGGGCACCGCCATGGAGCTCGACGACTGCGCCTTCCCGCTGCTCAAGGGCATCGACATCTTCGACGACCCGAACCAGGGCTTCGCCGGCGCCAACGTCGCGCTGCTCGTGGGCGCCCGCCCGCGTACCAAGGGCATGGAGCGCGGTGACCTGCTCTCCGCCAACGGCGGCATCTTCAAGCCGCAGGGCGCCGCGATCAACGCGCACGCCGCGGACGACATCAAGGTCCTGGTCGTGGGCAACCCGGCCAACACCAACGCGCTCATCGCGCAGGCCGCCGCCCCGGACGTCCCGGCCGAGCGCTTCACCGCGATGACCCGCCTGGATCACAACCGCGCGATCTCGCAGCTCGCGAAGAAGACCGGCGCCGACGTCACCGACATCAAGCGCCTGACCATCTGGGGCAACCACTCGGCGACCCAGTACCCCGACATCTTCCACGCGGAGATCGCCGGCAAGAACGCCGCCGAGGTCGTGGGCGACGAGGTGTGGCTCGGCGACACCTTCATCCCGACCGTCGCCAAGCGCGGCGCCGCGATCATCGAGGCCCGTGGCGCGTCCTCGGCCGCCTCGGCCGCCAACGCCGCCATCGACCACGTGCACACCTGGGTCAACGGCACCGCCGCGGGCGACTGGACCTCGATGGGCATCCCGTCGGACGGCTCCTACGGCGTCCCGGAGGGCATCATCTCCTCCTTCCCCGTCACCACCAAGGACGGCAAGTACGAGATCGTCCAGGGCCTGGACATCAACGAGTTCTCCCGTGCGCGCATCGACGCGTCCGTGGCGGAGCTCGTCGAGGAGCGCGACGCGGTCCGCGAGCTCGGCCTCATCTGA
- a CDS encoding PLP-dependent aminotransferase family protein, which translates to MTGSWATLGADLHLDLSAAVRGGRGLRAALTEELREAARSGRLAPGTRLPSSRSFAADLGIARNTVAEAYGELVAEGWLTARQGSGTRVAERARPRRPAGAARVRHPARRGLSYSLIPGSPDLGGFPRAGWLAAARRALTDAPNDAFGYGLDVRGRPELREALAGYLARARGVYADPDRIVLCSGFAHGLRLLGAVLRARRVREVAVEGYSLDIHRDLLAGAGLRTRPLWVDGAGARTTDLAGFGPRTGAVLLTPAHQFPTGAALTPQRRAAAVDWARTSGGFILEDDYDGEFRYDRQSVGALQGLDPDRVVYLGTASKSLAPGLRMGWMVVPPDLLEEVLEAKGRTDWSSSALDQLTLAEFITSGAYDRHVRGMRLRYRRRRDALVAAVAGRVPVSGVAAGLHAVLDLPPGTERALLRSAAWQDLALEGLGTYRHPDSAMPPREALVVGYGTPSDSAFAPTLAALVAALP; encoded by the coding sequence ATGACCGGATCTTGGGCCACTCTTGGGGCCGACCTCCATCTGGACCTGTCGGCCGCGGTACGGGGCGGGCGCGGTCTGCGGGCCGCGCTCACGGAGGAGCTGCGGGAGGCCGCGCGGAGCGGGCGGCTGGCGCCGGGCACCCGGCTGCCGTCCTCCCGGTCCTTCGCCGCCGACCTCGGGATCGCCCGCAACACGGTCGCCGAGGCGTACGGGGAGCTCGTCGCCGAGGGCTGGCTGACCGCCCGCCAGGGCTCCGGCACCCGGGTCGCCGAACGCGCCCGGCCGCGCCGCCCCGCGGGCGCCGCGCGGGTCCGCCACCCCGCGCGCCGGGGGCTCTCGTACAGCCTGATCCCCGGTTCCCCGGACCTCGGCGGGTTCCCGCGGGCCGGCTGGCTGGCGGCCGCCCGGCGGGCCCTCACCGACGCCCCCAACGACGCCTTCGGCTACGGGCTCGACGTACGCGGCCGGCCGGAGCTGCGCGAGGCCCTCGCCGGATACCTGGCCAGGGCCCGCGGGGTGTACGCCGACCCGGACCGGATCGTGCTGTGCTCCGGGTTCGCGCACGGACTGCGGCTCCTCGGCGCGGTGCTGCGGGCGCGCCGGGTGCGGGAGGTGGCGGTGGAGGGGTACAGCCTCGACATCCACCGCGACCTGCTGGCCGGGGCCGGCCTGCGCACCCGCCCGCTGTGGGTCGACGGGGCCGGGGCCCGCACCACCGATCTGGCGGGGTTCGGCCCCCGCACCGGCGCGGTGCTGCTCACCCCGGCGCACCAGTTCCCCACCGGCGCCGCCCTCACCCCGCAGCGGCGGGCGGCGGCGGTGGACTGGGCGCGCACCAGCGGCGGGTTCATCCTGGAGGACGACTACGACGGGGAGTTCCGCTACGACCGCCAGTCCGTCGGAGCCCTCCAGGGCCTGGACCCGGACCGGGTGGTCTACCTCGGCACCGCCAGCAAGTCCCTCGCGCCGGGGCTGCGGATGGGGTGGATGGTGGTACCGCCGGACCTGCTGGAGGAGGTGCTGGAGGCCAAGGGCCGGACCGACTGGAGTTCGAGCGCCCTCGACCAGCTCACCCTCGCGGAGTTCATCACCTCCGGGGCCTACGACCGCCACGTGCGCGGCATGCGGCTGCGCTACCGGCGCCGCCGGGACGCGCTGGTCGCGGCGGTGGCGGGACGGGTCCCGGTCTCCGGGGTCGCCGCCGGACTGCACGCCGTACTGGACCTCCCGCCGGGCACGGAGCGGGCCCTGCTGCGGTCCGCCGCCTGGCAGGACCTGGCGCTGGAGGGCCTGGGCACCTACCGCCACCCCGACTCGGCGATGCCCCCGCGCGAGGCCCTGGTCGTCGGCTACGGCACCCCGTCCGACAGCGCCTTCGCCCCGACCCTCGCCGCCCTGGTCGCCGCGCTGCCGTGA
- a CDS encoding DMT family transporter: protein MLCALGAAVCFGTASVLQAVAARAAEPGTGSGVDTALFLRAVRQWRYLAGLGLDAVGFVLQIIALRHIPIYAVGAALASSLAVTAVVSARLLRVRLSGLEWGAVGVVCAGLLMLGLASGEEGSETGSFALKLGLLAVAGLVLLVGAAAGRLPDRSRALVLGLAAGTGFGVVEVSVRLVDSFSRQELRNPALYALLLGGAAGFLLLTSALQRGSVTAATAGLVLGETIGPAVVGVAWLGDSTREGFTWLAVLGFAVAVAGALALSRFGEPQA, encoded by the coding sequence ATGCTTTGCGCGCTGGGTGCGGCCGTCTGCTTCGGTACGGCGTCGGTGCTCCAGGCCGTCGCGGCGCGGGCCGCGGAGCCGGGCACGGGCTCGGGGGTGGACACCGCGCTGTTCCTGCGGGCCGTGCGGCAGTGGCGGTACCTGGCCGGGCTCGGCCTGGACGCGGTCGGCTTCGTGCTCCAGATCATCGCCTTGCGGCACATCCCGATCTACGCGGTGGGCGCGGCGCTCGCCTCCAGTCTGGCCGTCACGGCGGTGGTCTCGGCGCGGCTGCTGCGGGTGCGGCTGTCGGGGCTGGAGTGGGGTGCGGTGGGGGTGGTGTGCGCAGGGCTGCTGATGCTGGGGCTGGCGTCCGGTGAGGAGGGCTCCGAGACCGGTTCGTTCGCGCTGAAGCTGGGGCTGTTGGCGGTGGCGGGGCTGGTGTTGCTGGTGGGCGCGGCGGCGGGCCGGCTGCCGGACCGCTCGCGGGCGCTGGTGCTGGGCCTGGCGGCGGGGACGGGCTTCGGGGTGGTGGAGGTGTCCGTCCGGCTCGTCGACTCCTTCTCCCGGCAGGAGCTGCGCAACCCGGCGCTGTACGCGCTGTTGCTGGGCGGCGCGGCGGGCTTCCTGCTCCTCACCTCCGCCCTGCAGCGCGGCTCGGTGACGGCCGCGACCGCCGGCCTGGTCCTGGGCGAGACGATCGGCCCGGCGGTGGTCGGCGTGGCCTGGCTCGGCGACAGCACCCGCGAGGGCTTCACCTGGCTGGCGGTGCTCGGCTTCGCGGTGGCGGTGGCCGGGGCACTGGCCCTGTCCCGCTTCGGCGAACCGCAGGCCTAG